In the genome of Centropristis striata isolate RG_2023a ecotype Rhode Island chromosome 6, C.striata_1.0, whole genome shotgun sequence, the window CCAATGCAATAAGAATACTCAATGtggaaatttatttatttacagttgatCTATACATTcatgatgatgaaaaaaaatatttacaaaatatacTGAGTGAAATTTGGCTTCACTTCTGGTTATTAAAGCCATAAAGCTCACCAATAcatgaaagataaaaaaagtcTGATATGTAAATGCATTAAATGAAGTGACTCATTTGTGCATTTAACTGATTGCAATTACAATCGAAGAGTGGTAATCTTTCCTGGAAAGACTTGTCAGTGTAATAGCCAAGAAAATTGCTTACTGAAGCCAGTGAGACGCAGTAAGATGATTGACCCAGCAGTTGGACCTAATTACATTTCTGACGCAACAAGACAGTTACATGCATTGAAAAGTTAATATTATCAGTGTTAGTGTTCACAGACAATGCCTTCAATCcacacatttttaacacattctgaATACTGTAacctttttacagtttttatgtgGAATTGAGAAAGTCAGTGGTTTACTTTCCACTCACTACAGCTTCTTATGTGTCTCTGGCACTCTTCTGTGATGGGGATCTCTCACTCTTTGATTCAGAGTGATTCTGTGATGGTTCTTCCTCTTCCTGAGCAAGACCTCGGGCCATGAGCTCATCCATTGGGGAGCGAATGTTGTGAACCTCCTTCTCTTTACAGTTCCTCCACTTCATCCGGCGGTTCTGAAACCAGATCTTAACCTAAAGCAGCAAGAGGGTGGAGATGCATTTAGTTCAGCCCTTGTCACACGTGGCCTGGAAAATGAAATAAGGCTCAGGATATGAACAGATGTTCTGCTTAATGTCTTTTAGGATCAGAGATTATTTAGGCAAAATTAGTTAATTCTTTTTTGATTACCTGTGACTCCTTGAGACTGAGATCAGCTGCCAGTTTGTTCCGATCTGTCTTGCTGATGTATTTCTGTCTCCGAAAAGTTCTCTCCAGCTCTTTCCGTTGTTCTTCAGAGAACACAGCCCTCCTGAGGATCCCTCTGCGGGATTTAGGACTTATATCAGCAGACCACATTCGAATATTTGCTCCCtctaaaacataaaagtaaaaaaatgtatattaatctTTGTGTGTTGACCCAACCTACTTTATGTGAAGATCATTGAGACATGGATTAGTAGCTGTCATTTGTGGACAAAATTAATTGTGATTTCATATAAAACGAGGGTACAAGTCACAGCCAGGGGTTAAGACGGGTTGTGTGTAGCAAATTGAGATGAAACCTGGCCATGGATAATTTCCCCAAGTGTTTCCTGATAAAGACCATTTAGATTTAAATCCAAAGAATACACTTCTGTCTGCAATCATTATGTACACTTTACCAACCATTCCACATTTCCTACCTTTTCAAGCCCAGATCATGCCTGGTTTTGTCACACTCACTTTATCACTCACATttgatttctctttttctgtttgtccaATTTAACAAACTGGGGGTGACTAAAGAGAATAGAAAGCCACTTCAACGGAGAGAAAAAGGATTTGGTGAACTGTGAGGAGCAATCCCACGCTACTTCACTCACAGGTGCACGCACAACAAAAGTCAAGTGGAACAATTTATCCGATCTATTCAATGTTGCCTTTTTAATCTGTACGACAAATCTGCACATAGACCACCTCTAGGGAGCACATAACAGGTTTGGACATGCTTCTCACTTCTCTATTGGGACTCAATGGCTTTCACTTAAATAGCTGATTACCAGGTCATTCCTGGGCAACGTGTGTGTCTACCCCAGTGCGTCGACTATAGAGCCCTGTGGGACACCAACAATAGAGCCGTTCAATGGAAATGCCATTACTCGATGGCTCAGTGGCCCAACACTAAATCTTTTCACTTGCAGGTATGAACCCAGTTTGTATGTGAAGATGAGCTCGAATAAGTCTATAAAAGTCACTTTCATTGAATGCTTTATGTCCTAGTCAAGAAGTTTCCAATGGGCAGGAATGAGAGTTGAAGGACAGGAGAAAGAAGGGGGGTTGGCGGACCAAGCTCTTTAGCCACACAATGGTCGGGGGATGTTCCTGGTCCAGCCCTCCTCTGCAGAGAAATGGACGAGTTTTTTGTGCTTAGCGGAGTTCATTGCTGCAGTGAAAAATTGCAGTGAGGTCGCGTGTGGATGGTGGAGTGAAAGTGCCGATTGGTCACGGCCAGACTTGGCATTGTTGTGTTGCTGGGCACTGTGGGAAAGTGTCAACCCACTAAGAAGACTCCAGGGACATGTGGGATGAGGGCTTTCTGATATGTGCTATTTTCCACAACATTTGACAGGCGTCATAGGTTGTAGAAACTAATAACTTCCAATTGCTGTGGGATAGCGCCAAAGTAAGACAGCTGCTTGTCTTAATGGATTCAACAAGAGTGCAATATAGCACCAGTACTCTCCGCAAGGTTAATGAACTGAAGCATTTCAAGCCAATTTCAGCAGAAACTTAAAACATTTCAGGTTCAATTACAGGTTTTCAGAATGTTTTTATAAATTTAATGTAGCCTGAAAATTAAACTCGAAGCTTTTGGGATTCTCAACCAAACTTTTTAATGGGGTTCAGCGAGTACTGAGCTTTGAAACAGtctgtcttgttcagcagtaaGAATTCACACCTGGTAATTATAATCTTAATATGACAGAAGACAAGATGTTTATTAGCTCTGCATATTTGCGCTAGTAAAAGTGTGTATTTGCAAGTACAAAATAGGGGGCCCCAGGGACTCTTAAAAGCCTTGCAACCCACCCCTCTTCCCCATCCTAAACAGCCGTGAATGGTTATGAATAGAGCCGTGCAGAGTTGAGCGGAGAATTAGCTCTTTGGCATTGCATCAGTAATTAGCTGTGGAAAGCATGGGAGACCCTGCTGCTAATGCTTAGAGAGTAGCTGAGGCATTGCTGATGAGGCATAAAACACTCACTGGAGAAGACAGGAGGGGGGCTGGACCCACCGCAGCATGCCAGCAGATACTGCGGGCTCCGCAGGAAAACACTACTCAGTACACCTGCAAAGACAGATAGGAGCAGTCAGATATGGCCATGTAATAACAAGGTGAGACAGGTATGATCCACAGGGTCTATATCTGGATCACAGCACACTTCTGAAAGCATTTAGAGTCCTACCTTGTCTAATTTTTGT includes:
- the dbx2 gene encoding homeobox protein DBX2 yields the protein MVSVQSCTRRNMAGSPPALPGFGNSGKSFLIDNLLQSQTPSAHPEGTAGGHLRRAACEHLRRVWVSEHGVYQSQAHSPHQGKDLGGPLLPHSGVLSSVFLRSPQYLLACCGGSSPPPVFSKGANIRMWSADISPKSRRGILRRAVFSEEQRKELERTFRRQKYISKTDRNKLAADLSLKESQVKIWFQNRRMKWRNCKEKEVHNIRSPMDELMARGLAQEEEEPSQNHSESKSERSPSQKSARDT